The following are from one region of the Flavobacteriales bacterium genome:
- a CDS encoding SDR family NAD(P)-dependent oxidoreductase, with protein sequence MNYFFVTGSSKGLGKAIADQLLQNPINFVFGYARSNTINHEQYYHKLIDFSNLEVVQKLRFPELKDANRLVLINNAGSVGEIKHVGHLSPQKIIECYNINLVVPTIITNEFLKTYQKNNIEILIVNISSGAGQSAIDGWSVYCATKAGVDMFSRVTQEEATINKTKVKVLSIAPGIIDTDMQKDIRNADEGNFSNVARFVEYKKNGDLSTAEAAAGKILQFINNPNLSQQVVCSVRDLTN encoded by the coding sequence ATGAATTACTTTTTTGTAACAGGTTCTAGCAAGGGTTTAGGTAAAGCCATTGCTGACCAACTTTTACAAAACCCCATTAATTTTGTATTCGGATATGCCAGAAGCAATACCATTAATCATGAACAATACTACCACAAACTGATTGATTTTTCAAATTTAGAAGTCGTTCAAAAACTTCGCTTTCCTGAATTGAAAGATGCCAATAGATTAGTTTTGATAAACAATGCTGGAAGCGTTGGTGAAATCAAACACGTAGGTCATTTATCACCTCAAAAAATAATTGAATGTTACAACATTAACCTAGTTGTGCCTACCATTATTACTAACGAGTTTTTAAAAACCTATCAAAAAAACAATATAGAAATTTTGATTGTTAACATCAGTTCTGGTGCAGGGCAATCAGCAATAGATGGTTGGAGCGTGTATTGTGCCACCAAAGCAGGAGTTGATATGTTTAGCAGAGTAACACAGGAAGAAGCTACCATTAACAAAACAAAAGTAAAGGTGTTGAGCATTGCTCCGGGAATTATCGATACCGATATGCAAAAAGATATTCGTAATGCTGATGAAGGAAATTTTTCTAATGTTGCACGCTTTGTTGAATATAAAAAGAATGGTGATTTATCTACAGCCGAAGCAGCAGCAGGAAAAATACTTCAATTCATCAACAACCCCAATTTATCACAACAAGTGGTTTGTTCTGTTAGAGATTTAACAAACTAG
- a CDS encoding T9SS type A sorting domain-containing protein produces the protein MKKTLLSFFVLSLIASTTTLKSQSKSANWCRTDEQTQLLEQMNPAIIQQRQEAEDFISNFKSTYDPTAKKATIIIPIVFHVITYNGNGNATKADIQQVVNVLNQDFKRLNPDAGSTRAIFQPYAASLDIEFRLATKDPNGNCTEGIVRVENAQTMNASDAIKSVSYWDSKKYFNVWVVDLINGSNPPSYVAGYAQFPSSGINSTYGVVIDNSFLVGRTLTHEIGHCFNLFHTFQSGCGFSCGSSGDMCCDTPPVSTSSGTCDYTENTCSNDNTGGSPYGGNVLDQIENYMSYNACQNMFSLDQKTRMMATLNSTNTTTGLAQLWTPSNLTFTGTADPYNPNPICIPWGADFTYNKQYLCEGDAVTFSDLNTYNATPTLWDWTFTGGTPNVSNVASPVITYNTAGSYGATYSPGTSAGYYTPAVSKSNIITVSTIAAQFTLPFVEGMENTTSFNNDWTINTQSGNAWQNSTIAAYSGSRSLRVNNLSNVANDVTEAISPSFNLASVQNPTLDFKAAYAKKATGSSNDQLIIYSSIDCGASWQIVTIKTASTLSSAPATNSAFTPSGQSQWKTHTATINATLASKSNVRFKFYFKSNGGNNIYIDDINLDGTVGIEETKLVNNLTVYPNPTTESAFVSFNLIGNVKNLNITLRDVLGKEVTKIINGQAFAAGKYTLSIDQQKKLQSGLYFIEFNADNKVTVEKLVVK, from the coding sequence ATGAAAAAAACATTACTTTCTTTTTTTGTTCTTTCTTTAATTGCCTCTACTACCACACTAAAATCGCAAAGCAAATCAGCGAATTGGTGTAGAACTGATGAGCAAACACAATTGCTTGAACAAATGAACCCTGCAATTATTCAACAACGTCAGGAAGCAGAAGATTTTATTAGCAATTTTAAAAGCACTTATGACCCAACTGCAAAAAAAGCTACCATTATAATTCCTATTGTATTTCACGTTATAACATACAATGGTAATGGTAATGCCACTAAAGCAGACATTCAGCAAGTAGTTAATGTTTTAAATCAAGATTTTAAACGCTTAAACCCTGATGCTGGAAGTACACGTGCTATTTTTCAGCCTTACGCTGCCTCTTTAGATATTGAATTTAGATTAGCTACAAAAGATCCAAACGGAAATTGTACCGAAGGTATTGTTAGAGTTGAAAATGCTCAAACCATGAATGCTTCGGATGCCATTAAATCGGTAAGTTATTGGGATAGCAAAAAGTATTTTAATGTTTGGGTGGTTGATTTAATCAATGGTTCTAATCCTCCAAGTTATGTAGCTGGTTATGCTCAATTTCCATCAAGTGGAATTAACAGTACTTATGGTGTGGTAATTGACAATTCTTTTCTAGTTGGAAGAACTCTAACCCACGAAATTGGTCACTGTTTTAACCTGTTTCACACTTTTCAAAGTGGTTGCGGTTTTAGTTGTGGTTCTTCTGGCGATATGTGTTGCGATACTCCTCCTGTTTCAACCTCTAGTGGAACTTGTGATTATACCGAAAACACTTGTTCTAATGACAATACCGGAGGTTCTCCATATGGAGGAAATGTATTAGATCAAATAGAAAACTACATGAGCTACAATGCTTGCCAAAACATGTTTAGTTTAGATCAAAAAACAAGAATGATGGCAACATTAAACTCTACAAATACCACTACTGGTTTAGCTCAATTGTGGACTCCATCTAACTTAACATTTACAGGTACTGCCGACCCTTATAATCCAAACCCAATATGTATTCCTTGGGGGGCTGACTTTACATACAACAAACAATATTTGTGCGAAGGTGATGCTGTTACATTTTCTGATTTAAATACTTACAACGCTACTCCTACTTTATGGGACTGGACTTTTACAGGTGGAACGCCAAACGTATCGAACGTAGCATCTCCAGTAATTACCTACAACACGGCTGGTAGTTATGGTGCAACTTATTCGCCAGGTACATCTGCTGGATATTACACTCCAGCGGTTTCTAAAAGCAACATTATTACGGTAAGCACAATTGCTGCTCAGTTTACCCTACCGTTTGTTGAAGGTATGGAAAATACCACTTCGTTTAACAACGATTGGACCATAAATACTCAAAGTGGTAATGCTTGGCAAAATTCAACCATAGCTGCTTATTCCGGAAGCAGATCGTTAAGAGTTAACAATTTGAGCAATGTTGCTAACGATGTTACTGAAGCCATTTCTCCATCGTTTAACTTGGCATCGGTACAAAATCCAACACTTGATTTTAAAGCTGCTTATGCTAAAAAAGCTACTGGTAGTAGTAACGACCAATTGATTATTTATTCTTCTATTGATTGTGGTGCTTCGTGGCAAATTGTAACCATTAAAACAGCTTCTACGTTGTCGAGTGCTCCTGCAACAAACAGTGCGTTTACCCCTTCAGGACAATCGCAATGGAAAACACATACAGCAACAATAAATGCTACATTGGCTAGTAAATCTAATGTTCGATTTAAATTTTACTTTAAAAGCAATGGCGGTAACAACATTTACATTGATGATATTAATCTTGATGGTACTGTTGGTATTGAAGAAACCAAATTGGTAAACAACTTAACCGTTTACCCTAACCCAACAACAGAAAGTGCTTTTGTAAGCTTTAACTTAATTGGTAACGTTAAAAACTTAAACATTACCTTAAGAGATGTATTGGGTAAAGAAGTAACCAAAATAATTAACGGACAAGCTTTTGCTGCTGGTAAATATACCTTAAGTATTGACCAACAAAAGAAATTACAATCGGGGCTTTATTTTATTGAGTTTAATGCCGATAATAAAGTAACCGTAGAAAAATTAGTGGTTAAATAA
- the gyrB gene encoding DNA topoisomerase (ATP-hydrolyzing) subunit B: protein MSEQNKGYSADSIQALEGMEHVRMRPSMYIGDVGLRGLHHLVYEVVDNSIDEALAGHCDTIYVSINEDESITVRDNGRGIPVDMHKKEGVSALEVVMTKIGAGGKFDKDSYKVSGGLHGVGVSCVNALSEHLRATVYLNGTIYEQEYSKGKALYPVKEIGTTTERGTQVTFTPDKTIFDSTIYMYETLATRLRELSFLNKGITITFQDKRETKEDGSFKGQVFHSEDGLIEFVRYIEETREPLIAEVISMEGEKQGIPVEVAMIYNSSYSENIHSYVNNINTHEGGTHLSGFRRGLTNTLKKYADASGMLDKLKFEISGDDFREGLTAIVSVKVQEPQFEGQTKTKLGNREVTAAVSQAVSEMLENYLEEHPNDARLIVQKVILAATARHAARKAREMVQRKNVLTGSGLPGKLADCASKDPAECEIYLVEGDSAGGTAKQGRDRHFQAIMPLRGKILNVEKAMQHKIFENEEIKNIYTALGVRVGTEDDARALNTEKLRYHKVIIMCDADVDGSHIETLILTFFFRYMKELIEDGRIYIATPPLYLVKKGKEQRYCWNEKERDAAIQDMKGAGKEGSVGIQRYKGLGEMNAEQLWSTTMNPEFRTLRQITIENAAAADHTFSMLMGDEVPPRREFIEANAKYAKIDS, encoded by the coding sequence ATGAGCGAACAAAACAAAGGTTATTCGGCCGATAGTATTCAGGCGTTAGAAGGAATGGAGCATGTTAGAATGCGTCCGTCCATGTATATTGGTGATGTTGGATTAAGAGGGTTGCACCACTTGGTTTATGAGGTAGTTGATAACTCTATTGATGAGGCATTAGCTGGGCACTGCGATACCATTTATGTTTCTATCAATGAGGATGAGTCTATTACAGTTAGAGATAACGGTAGAGGGATACCAGTTGACATGCACAAAAAAGAAGGTGTTTCTGCACTTGAAGTAGTAATGACCAAAATTGGTGCAGGGGGTAAGTTTGATAAGGATTCGTACAAAGTTTCTGGTGGTTTGCATGGTGTTGGGGTAAGTTGTGTTAATGCATTATCAGAACATTTAAGAGCAACCGTTTATTTAAACGGAACCATTTACGAACAAGAATACTCGAAAGGTAAAGCACTTTATCCTGTTAAAGAAATTGGTACAACAACAGAACGTGGAACACAAGTTACCTTTACTCCTGATAAAACCATTTTTGACTCAACCATTTACATGTACGAAACACTTGCGACTAGATTGCGAGAGTTATCGTTCTTGAACAAAGGAATCACCATTACATTTCAGGATAAAAGAGAAACCAAAGAAGATGGTTCGTTTAAAGGACAAGTTTTCCATTCGGAAGATGGATTAATAGAGTTTGTACGATACATCGAAGAAACAAGGGAGCCTTTAATTGCTGAAGTAATTAGCATGGAAGGTGAAAAACAAGGTATACCAGTTGAGGTTGCCATGATTTACAACAGTTCTTATTCAGAAAACATTCACTCGTATGTAAATAACATCAATACTCATGAGGGTGGTACTCACCTTTCTGGGTTTAGAAGAGGGTTAACCAATACCCTTAAAAAATATGCCGATGCTTCGGGGATGTTGGATAAGTTAAAATTTGAGATTTCTGGTGATGACTTTAGAGAAGGTTTAACGGCAATTGTTTCGGTTAAAGTACAAGAACCACAATTTGAAGGACAAACTAAAACAAAATTAGGAAACAGAGAAGTTACTGCAGCGGTTAGCCAAGCAGTAAGCGAAATGTTGGAAAATTATTTGGAAGAACATCCAAACGATGCTCGATTAATTGTACAAAAAGTTATTTTAGCAGCAACTGCTCGTCATGCAGCTCGTAAAGCTCGTGAAATGGTACAACGTAAAAATGTACTTACAGGTAGCGGTTTACCCGGTAAATTAGCCGATTGTGCTTCTAAAGACCCAGCAGAATGCGAGATATACTTGGTAGAGGGAGACTCGGCTGGTGGAACTGCAAAACAAGGTAGAGACAGACATTTTCAAGCCATTATGCCATTGCGTGGTAAAATTTTGAATGTGGAGAAAGCCATGCAGCACAAAATTTTTGAAAACGAGGAGATTAAAAACATTTATACAGCACTTGGAGTAAGAGTAGGTACCGAAGATGATGCAAGAGCATTAAACACCGAAAAATTGCGTTACCACAAGGTAATTATCATGTGTGATGCCGACGTGGATGGTTCTCACATCGAAACCTTGATTTTAACGTTCTTTTTCCGTTACATGAAAGAATTGATTGAAGACGGACGCATTTACATTGCTACACCACCACTTTATTTGGTTAAAAAAGGGAAAGAGCAACGTTATTGCTGGAACGAAAAAGAAAGAGACGCAGCCATACAAGACATGAAAGGCGCAGGTAAAGAAGGAAGTGTGGGCATACAACGATACAAAGGTTTGGGAGAGATGAACGCAGAACAACTGTGGTCTACCACCATGAACCCTGAATTTAGAACCTTACGACAAATTACCATTGAAAATGCTGCTGCAGCCGACCATACTTTTTCTATGTTAATGGGCGATGAAGTTCCACCACGTAGAGAGTTTATTGAAGCTAACGCGAAGTATGCAAAAATTGATTCTTAA
- a CDS encoding tyrosine--tRNA ligase, whose protein sequence is MNFIEELKWRGMIQDIMPGTEEQFAKGITSAYIGFDPTADSLHIGSLVQIMILVHLQRAGHKPYALVGGATGMVGDPSGKSAERNLLDDDTLQHNIKGVQKQLEQFLDFNCGANSAEVVNNYDWFKNMSFLEFIRDAGKHITVNYMMAKDSVKSRMETGMSFTEFSYQLIQGYDFYWLWKNKNCTVQLGGSDQWGNIVTGTELIRRKDGGEAFAVTTPLIKKADGTKFGKSEGGNVWLDKTKTSPYKFYQYWINATDEDASKYIRIFTLKTKQEIENLEKEHAEAPHLRLLQKELAKDITTRVHSEEDYLAAVNASEILFKKDEEALIALKALSEEVFNDVFDGVPQAEVATNEIKVGLSIIDALAGKTNFLASNGEARRALKENAISVNKMKVSEDKVLTPEDLIQGKYILIQKGKKNYYLIKAN, encoded by the coding sequence ATGAATTTTATTGAAGAACTGAAATGGAGAGGCATGATACAAGATATTATGCCAGGAACAGAAGAACAATTTGCAAAAGGAATTACTTCGGCATATATAGGGTTTGACCCAACTGCCGACTCGTTGCACATTGGCAGCTTGGTTCAAATCATGATTTTGGTTCATTTACAACGAGCAGGACACAAACCTTATGCGTTGGTTGGTGGAGCAACTGGTATGGTTGGAGACCCTTCTGGAAAATCAGCAGAACGTAATTTATTAGATGATGATACGCTTCAACACAATATAAAAGGAGTTCAAAAACAATTAGAACAGTTTTTAGATTTTAATTGTGGAGCCAATTCGGCAGAGGTAGTTAACAATTACGATTGGTTTAAGAACATGAGTTTTTTGGAGTTTATTCGTGATGCGGGAAAGCACATTACAGTCAACTATATGATGGCTAAGGATTCTGTAAAAAGCAGAATGGAAACTGGTATGTCGTTTACCGAATTTAGTTACCAGTTAATTCAGGGATATGATTTTTACTGGTTGTGGAAAAACAAAAACTGTACCGTTCAATTAGGTGGTTCCGACCAATGGGGAAACATTGTAACTGGAACAGAATTGATTAGAAGAAAAGATGGAGGAGAAGCTTTTGCGGTTACCACACCTTTGATAAAAAAAGCAGACGGCACCAAGTTTGGTAAAAGTGAAGGCGGAAATGTTTGGTTGGATAAAACCAAAACATCGCCATATAAATTTTACCAATATTGGATTAATGCTACAGATGAAGATGCTTCAAAATACATTCGAATTTTTACCTTGAAAACTAAACAAGAAATAGAAAATTTAGAAAAAGAACACGCCGAAGCTCCGCATTTACGTTTGTTACAAAAAGAATTGGCAAAAGATATTACCACGAGAGTTCACTCTGAGGAAGATTACCTTGCTGCTGTAAATGCATCAGAAATCCTGTTTAAAAAAGACGAAGAAGCATTGATAGCACTAAAAGCACTATCTGAAGAGGTGTTTAATGATGTTTTTGATGGCGTTCCTCAAGCAGAAGTGGCTACAAATGAGATAAAAGTAGGCTTAAGTATTATTGATGCATTGGCTGGAAAAACCAACTTTTTAGCGTCGAATGGAGAGGCTAGAAGAGCGTTAAAAGAAAATGCTATTAGTGTAAACAAAATGAAAGTGAGTGAAGATAAAGTACTGACTCCAGAAGATTTAATTCAAGGCAAATACATTTTGATACAAAAAGGGAAGAAGAACTACTATTTAATTAAAGCCAATTGA
- a CDS encoding nucleotide pyrophosphohydrolase, producing MTIEQAQQLVDNWIKQHGVRYFNELTNMAMLTEEVGEVARIIARRYGEQSEKESDKNKDLGEEMADVLFVLICLANQTGVDLTKALEQNLEKKTKRDGERHHNNEKLK from the coding sequence ATGACTATAGAACAAGCACAACAACTCGTTGATAATTGGATAAAACAACATGGTGTTCGTTATTTTAATGAGCTAACCAATATGGCGATGCTAACCGAAGAAGTTGGTGAAGTAGCTCGTATCATAGCTCGACGATATGGTGAACAATCTGAAAAAGAGAGTGATAAAAACAAAGATTTGGGCGAAGAAATGGCAGATGTGTTGTTTGTATTGATTTGTTTAGCCAACCAAACAGGCGTAGACTTAACTAAAGCATTGGAACAAAACCTCGAAAAAAAGACTAAAAGAGATGGCGAAAGACATCACAATAACGAAAAGTTAAAGTAG
- a CDS encoding phosphoglycerate kinase: MQNIDNYDFSGKKVLIRVDFNVPLNEQFEVTDNTRISASIPTIKKVLKGGGAVILMSHLGRPKSGYEEKFSLKHILVEVEKLAGTPVKFAPDCIGKEAEELATELKAGEILLLENLRFYVSETKGDLEFTEKLAKLGDVYINDAFGTAHRAHASTTIIAQFFPNDKMFGYLIAKEIESVSKVMNNGEFPITAVVGGAKVSSKIIIMEKLLDSVDNIIIGGGMAYTFAKALGGNVGSSLIEDDFLETALEIIKKAKQKKVTIYLPEDTLAADKFGNDANTQVCDTNNIPEGWMGLDISDKAIASYKKCLLESKTILWNGPMGVFEMEQFQKGTKEIALAIAEATKKGAFTLVGGGDSVAAVNKFNLADQVSHVSTGGGAMLEYLEGKELPGIAAILN; this comes from the coding sequence ATGCAAAATATTGATAATTATGATTTTTCAGGAAAAAAAGTATTAATTCGTGTTGATTTTAACGTGCCACTTAACGAGCAATTTGAAGTAACGGATAATACTCGAATTTCAGCATCAATTCCTACCATAAAAAAAGTATTAAAAGGTGGTGGTGCGGTAATTTTAATGTCGCACTTGGGTAGACCAAAAAGTGGTTACGAAGAAAAATTTTCCTTAAAACATATTTTAGTTGAGGTTGAAAAATTGGCTGGCACTCCAGTAAAATTTGCACCCGATTGTATTGGAAAAGAGGCAGAAGAATTAGCTACTGAGTTAAAAGCAGGTGAAATTTTGTTGTTAGAGAACTTGAGATTTTATGTTTCTGAAACGAAAGGAGATTTAGAGTTTACTGAAAAATTAGCCAAACTAGGCGATGTTTACATCAACGATGCGTTTGGTACTGCTCATCGTGCACATGCTTCAACAACCATTATTGCTCAGTTTTTTCCAAACGATAAAATGTTTGGCTATTTAATTGCTAAAGAAATTGAAAGTGTTTCGAAAGTAATGAATAATGGAGAATTTCCAATTACAGCAGTTGTTGGTGGCGCAAAGGTTTCGAGCAAAATTATTATCATGGAAAAATTGCTGGACAGTGTGGATAATATCATTATTGGAGGAGGAATGGCATATACCTTTGCTAAAGCCTTAGGAGGAAATGTGGGTAGTTCGCTTATTGAAGATGATTTTTTAGAAACAGCTTTGGAAATTATCAAAAAAGCAAAACAAAAAAAGGTGACCATTTATTTGCCTGAAGATACCTTGGCCGCCGACAAATTTGGTAATGATGCAAACACTCAAGTTTGTGATACCAATAATATTCCTGAAGGATGGATGGGGTTAGACATTAGCGATAAAGCAATAGCTTCATATAAAAAGTGTTTGTTGGAATCAAAAACCATTTTATGGAACGGACCAATGGGTGTTTTTGAAATGGAACAATTCCAAAAAGGGACAAAAGAAATTGCGTTAGCTATTGCAGAAGCAACTAAAAAAGGAGCTTTTACTCTAGTAGGTGGAGGTGATTCAGTTGCTGCAGTTAACAAATTTAATTTAGCCGACCAAGTTAGTCATGTAAGTACTGGTGGTGGAGCCATGTTAGAGTATTTAGAGGGAAAAGAATTGCCAGGAATTGCGGCAATTTTGAATTAA
- a CDS encoding GxxExxY protein produces MNLTQKYLDDLTYEVIGSIIEVHKLMGRGLLESVYQECLKQELLHRKINFLSEFQIPVIYKGTTLSIGFRCDMFIENCLVLELKSVNDISSNFEAQLLNYMKLLKAPKGILVNFNCNNIFKEGQKTYVNEYFSQLPKI; encoded by the coding sequence TTGAATTTGACTCAAAAATATTTAGATGATTTAACTTATGAAGTGATTGGTTCGATTATAGAAGTTCATAAGCTGATGGGTAGAGGTTTGCTTGAAAGCGTTTATCAAGAATGCTTAAAGCAAGAGTTGTTACATAGAAAAATAAATTTTTTATCAGAGTTTCAAATTCCCGTAATTTATAAAGGAACAACATTATCAATTGGATTTAGGTGTGATATGTTTATCGAAAATTGTTTAGTGTTAGAATTAAAGTCGGTTAACGATATAAGCAGTAATTTTGAAGCGCAGCTTCTAAACTATATGAAACTTTTAAAAGCTCCAAAAGGCATCTTGGTTAATTTTAATTGCAACAACATATTCAAAGAGGGGCAAAAAACCTATGTCAATGAATATTTTAGTCAATTGCCTAAGATTTAA
- a CDS encoding DNA polymerase III subunit delta: MQFSHVIGQSDLKKRLIASVKEGRISHAQLFLGEEGTGNLPLALAYAHYIMCEDKKDEDSCGVCSACIKNQKLVHPDLHFVFPTANTDKVKGKPVSDVFIDDWREIVLDNNGYFSINQWQEKIETENKTLLIPSEESQEILKKLSLKTYESEYKVMIIWYPEKFNNSSANKLLKILEEPEPKTLFILVAHESEQLIPTILSRTQTFKVSKIKPVDLAENVVKEFQVSAEQATTISLLADGNYLEAKKLIQSSDAEELFYTLFTNWMRAAFKADVLSLISFSDDIQKIGREKQKQFTQYCLHIFRESLINNFGSSALNKRTSNESQFLLKFAPFIHGANCIEIIELFNDAHYHIERNANPKILFLDVSLKLTKLLRVKAPVFEQ; this comes from the coding sequence ATGCAATTTAGCCATGTTATAGGACAGTCTGACTTGAAAAAGAGATTGATAGCCTCGGTAAAAGAAGGAAGAATTAGTCATGCCCAATTGTTTTTAGGTGAAGAGGGAACTGGAAACTTACCTTTGGCTTTGGCTTATGCTCACTACATTATGTGTGAGGATAAAAAAGACGAAGACTCTTGTGGCGTTTGCAGTGCTTGTATTAAAAACCAAAAACTGGTTCATCCCGATTTACATTTTGTTTTTCCTACCGCCAACACCGATAAAGTAAAAGGCAAGCCCGTTAGTGATGTTTTTATTGATGATTGGAGAGAAATTGTTCTTGACAACAATGGGTATTTCTCTATAAATCAGTGGCAAGAAAAAATTGAAACAGAAAATAAAACCTTACTTATTCCTTCGGAAGAAAGTCAAGAGATTTTAAAAAAATTAAGCCTAAAGACTTACGAATCGGAATACAAAGTGATGATTATTTGGTATCCCGAAAAATTCAACAATTCTTCTGCCAACAAGTTGTTAAAAATATTAGAAGAGCCTGAACCAAAAACCTTATTTATTTTGGTTGCACACGAATCGGAGCAATTAATTCCAACCATTTTATCACGAACTCAAACCTTTAAAGTAAGCAAAATAAAACCAGTAGATTTAGCTGAAAATGTAGTGAAGGAGTTTCAAGTTTCCGCTGAACAAGCAACAACCATTAGTTTACTTGCCGATGGCAATTATTTAGAGGCAAAAAAATTAATTCAATCGTCGGATGCTGAAGAGCTTTTTTATACCCTCTTTACCAACTGGATGCGTGCAGCTTTTAAAGCTGATGTGCTTTCGTTAATCTCATTTTCTGACGACATTCAAAAAATTGGTAGAGAAAAACAAAAACAGTTTACTCAATATTGTTTGCACATTTTTAGAGAAAGTTTAATCAACAATTTTGGCTCGTCAGCGCTGAATAAAAGAACCTCAAACGAATCTCAATTTCTTCTAAAATTTGCTCCGTTTATTCATGGAGCAAACTGCATCGAAATCATTGAATTGTTTAATGATGCGCATTATCACATCGAACGAAATGCCAATCCTAAAATTTTGTTTTTAGATGTTTCGTTAAAACTTACCAAGTTACTTCGGGTAAAAGCCCCTGTTTTCGAGCAATAA
- a CDS encoding gliding motility lipoprotein GldH yields the protein MITTKNSVGRRKTEVGSWKQSVFGIPTLIFLLALLLFSCDSNKVFDQYIEVENGDWKRENVAKFTVNISDTTSAHNLYINVRNKGNYPFSNLYMFVKIEGPDGNFSIDTVNCTLADKSGKWLGKGIGDLWDVKVPYIGGFKFAHSGEYQFSFEQAMRVENGLQGISDIGLRIERKDD from the coding sequence ATGATAACAACAAAAAATAGTGTTGGAAGGCGGAAGACGGAAGTTGGAAGTTGGAAGCAAAGCGTTTTCGGTATTCCTACTTTGATTTTTCTACTCGCTTTGCTCCTGTTTTCTTGTGATTCTAATAAAGTTTTTGACCAATATATTGAAGTAGAAAATGGCGATTGGAAACGTGAAAATGTTGCAAAGTTTACGGTCAATATTTCTGACACAACGAGTGCGCATAACCTTTATATCAATGTACGAAACAAAGGAAATTATCCGTTTAGTAACTTGTATATGTTTGTTAAAATTGAAGGTCCTGATGGTAATTTTTCTATCGATACTGTAAATTGTACCTTAGCAGATAAAAGTGGCAAATGGCTTGGCAAAGGCATTGGCGATTTGTGGGATGTAAAAGTGCCTTATATTGGCGGGTTTAAGTTTGCTCACTCAGGCGAATATCAATTTTCGTTTGAACAAGCCATGAGGGTTGAAAATGGTTTACAAGGAATTTCTGATATCGGATTAAGAATAGAACGTAAAGACGATTAA